A region of Mycoplasmopsis bovirhinis DNA encodes the following proteins:
- a CDS encoding phosphopantetheine-binding protein, whose product MNIEQMLIAKFEILTKKKVSESDLIKDLKIDSLDLAELIMEAEEKFNISISDQELISLTTVKSIIELIKAKLT is encoded by the coding sequence ATGAATATAGAACAAATGCTCATTGCTAAGTTTGAAATTTTAACAAAGAAAAAAGTCTCTGAGAGTGACTTAATTAAAGATTTAAAAATTGATTCACTTGATTTAGCTGAATTAATTATGGAAGCAGAAGAGAAATTTAATATTTCAATTAGTGATCAAGAATTAATATCTTTAACAACAGTTAAAAGTATTATCGAGTTAATTAAAGCTAAATTAACTTAG
- a CDS encoding PTS transporter subunit IIABC codes for MSITGFFKSKSSVASDNSKKGNLRQVLSKISGAFMLPISVMSIAGLFLGVGAAIASNSSASGAIKFGNLIQALGDPVFSALPLLFAIAFVIAFTDEAGVAVFATIIGYLVFVAVQQVFITVNKTETEAVILFEGGGRGKAELVKIVGKSLGFTSLQTSVFGGIAVGMFVQFLYNKFHTIQLPQIISFFGGKRFVALVTIPAMALLAFVFLIFWPWVGVVLNKFGALLGQTSYGFDSLIFGYIERSLIPFGLHHVFYAPLWYTSVGGDAGATIEAGLKAAAGDGVIINGANTAAILKDYAADKSAFQGDSTAALKLLKYGNFIDYTLNGKEVKVPLFTFLQNNGMKIGRFADGKFSGMMFGLPAAAAAMVVAAPKENRKVALGTVFPAALTSFMTGVTEPIEFTFLFLSPLLFWGFHAGMMAISFWLANLSGVHIPMAFSGGVLDMVLYGVVPLQKGTNFWWPLVIGLAYLPIYFFGFWFFIKWQNLETPGRGKTIKLFTKKDYLAAKDNKSKVDAKTEVDPQVAAIIEGYGGVDNIVAFNNCASRLRYDIKDLSKVSEEKLKAAGAVAIKVEGTNHVQAIMGPVAEQLNSKIKSQISLIKPEKTEAPAEVKNEDRCNEIKLYSPAKGTLVDLAQVQDGVFSDKLLGDGFAIKVGETGKVDIYSPINGKVTVAYPTKHAFGIISKCGKLSLLIHIGVDTVKLDGLGFTSFVDVDQEVKQGDKLSTVDLDTLKANGISKTDVIVVALSESEMKNVILNNEVSSVDQNTLVGKVL; via the coding sequence ATGTCAATTACAGGATTTTTTAAATCAAAGTCATCTGTAGCAAGTGACAATTCTAAAAAAGGTAATTTACGCCAAGTTTTATCTAAAATCTCTGGTGCTTTTATGTTACCTATTTCAGTTATGTCAATTGCTGGATTATTCCTTGGTGTTGGAGCTGCAATAGCAAGTAATAGTTCTGCTTCTGGAGCCATTAAATTTGGTAATCTTATTCAGGCATTAGGTGACCCAGTCTTTAGCGCATTACCACTTTTATTTGCAATTGCTTTTGTTATTGCTTTTACAGATGAAGCTGGTGTTGCTGTCTTTGCAACGATTATTGGTTATTTAGTATTCGTTGCTGTTCAACAAGTTTTCATTACAGTCAATAAAACTGAAACTGAAGCTGTTATTTTATTTGAGGGAGGTGGTAGAGGTAAAGCTGAACTCGTTAAAATTGTTGGTAAATCATTAGGATTTACGTCATTGCAAACATCAGTATTTGGTGGTATTGCAGTTGGTATGTTTGTACAATTTTTATACAATAAATTCCACACAATTCAATTACCACAAATTATTTCATTCTTTGGAGGTAAAAGATTCGTTGCTTTAGTTACTATTCCAGCTATGGCACTTCTTGCTTTTGTCTTCTTAATTTTCTGACCATGAGTAGGAGTTGTTTTAAATAAATTTGGTGCTCTTCTTGGTCAAACTTCATATGGATTTGACTCATTAATCTTTGGTTACATTGAAAGATCATTAATTCCATTTGGATTACACCATGTATTCTATGCGCCATTATGATATACATCAGTTGGTGGAGATGCTGGTGCAACTATTGAAGCCGGTCTTAAAGCTGCTGCAGGTGATGGTGTTATTATTAATGGTGCTAACACTGCCGCAATCTTAAAAGACTATGCTGCAGATAAATCAGCTTTCCAAGGTGATTCAACTGCTGCTTTAAAACTTCTTAAATATGGCAACTTTATTGACTATACTCTTAATGGTAAAGAGGTTAAAGTTCCATTATTTACATTCTTACAAAATAACGGAATGAAAATTGGTAGATTTGCCGATGGTAAATTCTCAGGAATGATGTTTGGATTACCAGCAGCTGCAGCTGCTATGGTGGTAGCCGCTCCTAAAGAAAACCGTAAAGTAGCACTTGGTACAGTATTCCCTGCTGCCCTTACCTCATTTATGACAGGGGTTACAGAACCAATTGAATTTACCTTCTTATTCTTATCACCATTATTATTCTGAGGATTCCATGCTGGTATGATGGCAATTTCATTCTGATTAGCTAACTTATCTGGTGTGCACATTCCTATGGCATTTAGTGGTGGAGTATTAGATATGGTATTATACGGAGTTGTTCCATTACAAAAAGGAACAAATTTCTGATGACCACTTGTTATTGGTTTAGCATATCTTCCAATTTACTTCTTTGGATTTTGATTCTTTATTAAATGACAAAACCTTGAAACCCCAGGTAGAGGAAAAACAATTAAATTATTTACTAAAAAAGATTATTTAGCAGCAAAAGATAATAAATCTAAAGTTGATGCTAAAACTGAAGTTGACCCACAAGTAGCTGCTATTATTGAAGGTTACGGCGGAGTAGATAATATTGTTGCTTTCAATAACTGTGCTTCAAGATTAAGATATGATATTAAAGATTTATCTAAAGTATCAGAAGAAAAATTAAAAGCTGCTGGTGCGGTTGCAATTAAAGTCGAAGGCACAAACCACGTACAAGCAATTATGGGACCAGTTGCTGAACAGTTAAACTCAAAAATTAAATCTCAAATTTCATTAATTAAACCTGAAAAAACAGAAGCTCCAGCTGAAGTTAAAAACGAAGATCGATGTAATGAAATAAAACTTTATAGCCCTGCTAAAGGTACTTTAGTTGATCTTGCACAAGTGCAAGATGGAGTTTTCTCTGATAAACTTCTAGGAGATGGATTTGCTATTAAAGTTGGTGAAACAGGTAAAGTTGATATTTATTCACCAATTAATGGTAAAGTAACTGTTGCTTACCCAACTAAACATGCCTTTGGAATTATTTCAAAATGTGGTAAATTATCTTTATTAATCCACATTGGAGTTGATACAGTTAAACTTGACGGTCTTGGATTTACATCATTTGTTGATGTTGATCAAGAAGTTAAACAAGGTGATAAACTTTCAACTGTTGATTTAGATACTCTTAAAGCTAATGGTATTAGCAAAACTGATGTTATTGTAGTAGCGCTTTCAGAAAGCGAAATGAAAAACGTTATTTTAAATAATGAAGTTTCATCAGTAGACCAAAATACCTTAGTTGGTAAAGTTCTATAA
- the ileS gene encoding isoleucine--tRNA ligase — protein sequence MDYKKTLNMPQTNFEMRANLASKEASYRTFWLESKIYQKAILKNKNNEKFILHDGPPYANGDIHIGHALNKILKDIIVRYKTIRGFYSPFVLGWDTHGLPIEHKMLTDAKITQKDLNVLTLRKRAAEYAKEQIKRQKEQFSLLQIFTDMDKTYVTLDKNYEVTQLKVLKKLALDGLVYKALKPVYWSPSSQSALAESEVEYHNIVSPSIFVAFKVIKSKFEKVLINDNLIIWTTTPWTLIANAGVALGENILYVRVKVKDQYYIIAHELVENVANTIGWETFEIVATFLGKEISTISYQTPILDNSAPVVLGHHVTTESGSGLVHIAPLFGEDDFSIGKKYQLNMIMHISDKGYIYNTNTEFDGLFYDDANKLISQFLGDKLLNFKRFKHSYPHDWRTHKPIIFRGTPQWFVSIDKIKDKILYEIEHNIKTHSPWAKKRLAKMIENRSDWTISRQRSWGVPLIFFYDQNDNPVIDAEIFDYVINLVGKYGTDVWWEKSVDELLPEKYRNLGFKKETDIMDVWFDSGVSSIATDIDSGVSKPPYSVYLEGSDQYRGWFNSSLINSVAYNGFSPYVNLISHGFTLDAKGEKMSKSKGNTVAPLEVVSKRGADILRLWVANSEYTNDVTISDAILDQNTEIYRKIRNTIRFLLGNLNGYKYDQNTIRTGIHLFIKEKLNELKYNVQNAYDQFKFLNVIKLINNYIVELSSFYLSVTKDILYVHKFNDQERLMTLANMYEIVEFLIVSLAPIMPTTSEEAYSFLPKETKEESVMLERLNAIDKESINYDLIASYQEFFELRSQVNILIENEIKLGHVKRSNELELFLDLEKYIKYQELDFKTLLGVGKLTNAKELKVEKFESLKCLRCWNHFDPSLISNDLCEKCHEALQD from the coding sequence ATGGATTATAAAAAGACTTTGAATATGCCCCAAACTAATTTTGAGATGAGGGCTAATTTAGCAAGTAAAGAAGCTAGTTACCGAACTTTTTGATTAGAATCAAAAATTTATCAAAAAGCTATTTTAAAAAACAAAAATAATGAGAAATTTATTTTACATGATGGACCACCATATGCCAATGGTGATATTCATATTGGTCATGCTCTAAATAAAATTTTAAAAGATATTATTGTACGCTATAAAACTATTAGAGGGTTTTATTCACCTTTTGTACTTGGTTGAGATACCCATGGGCTTCCAATTGAACATAAAATGTTAACTGATGCTAAAATAACCCAAAAAGATCTTAATGTTTTAACTTTAAGAAAAAGAGCTGCAGAATATGCTAAGGAGCAAATCAAAAGACAAAAAGAACAATTTAGTTTACTCCAAATCTTTACTGATATGGATAAAACTTATGTTACTTTAGATAAAAACTATGAAGTAACTCAACTTAAAGTTCTTAAAAAACTAGCCTTAGATGGCTTAGTTTATAAAGCATTAAAACCAGTTTACTGATCACCAAGTTCGCAAAGCGCACTTGCTGAATCAGAAGTTGAATATCATAACATTGTTTCTCCTTCGATATTTGTTGCTTTTAAAGTAATTAAATCTAAGTTTGAGAAAGTTTTAATAAATGATAATTTAATTATTTGAACTACAACCCCATGAACATTAATTGCTAATGCTGGTGTTGCTTTAGGTGAAAATATTTTATATGTTAGGGTTAAAGTAAAAGATCAATATTACATAATTGCTCATGAATTAGTTGAGAATGTTGCTAATACAATTGGTTGAGAAACTTTTGAAATAGTTGCTACTTTCTTAGGAAAAGAAATTAGCACAATTTCTTACCAAACACCAATTTTAGATAATTCCGCCCCTGTAGTATTAGGACATCATGTAACTACGGAAAGTGGTTCTGGACTTGTGCACATTGCACCTTTATTTGGTGAAGATGACTTTTCAATTGGCAAAAAATACCAATTAAATATGATTATGCATATTTCAGATAAAGGATATATTTATAATACTAATACTGAATTTGATGGACTTTTTTATGATGATGCTAATAAATTAATTTCACAATTTTTAGGTGATAAATTATTAAACTTTAAACGTTTTAAACATTCATACCCCCATGATTGAAGAACACATAAACCAATTATCTTTAGAGGAACACCACAATGGTTTGTTTCAATTGATAAAATTAAAGATAAAATTTTATATGAAATTGAGCATAACATTAAAACTCATTCGCCATGAGCTAAAAAACGTCTTGCTAAAATGATTGAAAACCGAAGTGATTGAACTATTTCACGTCAAAGATCTTGGGGAGTGCCACTGATTTTCTTTTATGATCAAAATGATAATCCAGTAATTGATGCTGAAATTTTTGATTATGTAATTAATTTAGTTGGAAAGTATGGAACTGATGTATGGTGAGAAAAATCAGTTGATGAATTATTGCCAGAAAAATACCGTAATTTAGGATTTAAAAAAGAAACAGATATTATGGATGTTTGGTTTGATTCGGGTGTTTCATCTATTGCTACTGATATTGATAGCGGGGTTTCTAAACCACCATATAGTGTATACTTAGAAGGATCAGATCAATACCGTGGTTGATTTAATTCATCATTAATTAATTCTGTAGCTTATAATGGTTTTAGTCCATATGTTAATTTAATTTCGCATGGTTTTACTTTAGATGCTAAAGGTGAAAAAATGTCTAAATCTAAAGGGAATACTGTTGCACCATTAGAAGTAGTTTCAAAAAGGGGAGCAGATATTTTAAGACTTTGAGTTGCTAACAGTGAATATACTAATGATGTAACAATTTCAGATGCAATCTTAGATCAAAATACTGAAATTTACCGTAAAATTAGAAATACCATTAGGTTTTTACTTGGTAATTTAAATGGATACAAATATGACCAAAATACTATAAGGACTGGAATTCATTTATTTATTAAAGAAAAATTAAATGAATTAAAATATAATGTCCAAAATGCTTATGATCAATTTAAATTCTTAAATGTAATTAAATTGATTAATAATTATATTGTCGAACTTTCAAGTTTTTATTTATCAGTTACTAAAGACATCTTGTACGTTCATAAGTTTAATGATCAAGAACGTTTAATGACTTTAGCTAATATGTATGAAATAGTTGAATTTTTAATTGTAAGCTTAGCTCCAATTATGCCTACTACTAGTGAAGAAGCATACAGCTTTTTACCAAAAGAAACGAAAGAAGAATCTGTGATGCTTGAGCGTTTAAATGCTATAGACAAAGAATCAATTAACTATGATTTAATTGCTTCATACCAAGAATTCTTTGAACTAAGATCACAAGTTAATATTTTAATTGAAAATGAAATTAAACTTGGTCATGTTAAACGTTCTAATGAATTAGAACTTTTCTTAGATTTAGAAAAATATATAAAATACCAAGAATTAGATTTTAAAACCTTACTTGGAGTTGGTAAATTAACTAATGCAAAAGAATTAAAAGTAGAAAAATTTGAATCATTAAAATGTTTAAGATGTTGAAATCATTTTGATCCATCTTTAATCAGCAATGATTTATGCGAGAAATGTCATGAAGCTTTACAAGACTAA
- a CDS encoding signal peptidase II: MKLYKTKSNYWIRHIRVNKYKILTLYAVLLTSFLVFWLLDQVTKTLLFEHGSVLDENAQYINGQLNVQTYNGKRIWAESIWPADPDEWKVVGFIGVRSVWHGGVTFLATRNQFIIQGISLVLHVSILLSPLFSKKMNNIAAFFLGLLLGGVAGNMIDRFMFNTHVKDVFYFTFAKNSGTFNIADLEILIGGVLYALYSLFGGGKKRLSNIQHLVA, encoded by the coding sequence ATGAAGCTTTACAAGACTAAATCAAATTATTGAATCCGACACATAAGGGTAAATAAATATAAAATTTTAACTTTATATGCTGTCTTACTAACTTCGTTTTTAGTGTTTTGGTTACTAGACCAAGTAACTAAAACTTTGCTTTTTGAACATGGATCTGTTTTAGATGAAAATGCACAATATATTAATGGTCAATTAAATGTCCAAACTTATAATGGTAAAAGAATATGGGCTGAAAGTATCTGACCTGCTGATCCAGACGAATGGAAAGTCGTTGGATTCATTGGGGTAAGAAGTGTGTGGCATGGTGGCGTTACATTTTTAGCCACACGAAACCAATTTATTATTCAAGGAATTAGTTTAGTGCTGCATGTTAGTATTTTGCTCTCACCTTTATTTTCAAAAAAAATGAATAATATTGCCGCCTTTTTCCTAGGATTATTATTAGGAGGAGTAGCTGGAAATATGATTGATCGTTTTATGTTTAATACTCACGTTAAAGATGTTTTTTACTTTACTTTTGCAAAAAATTCAGGAACTTTTAATATTGCTGATTTAGAAATATTAATTGGTGGTGTTTTATATGCGCTATATTCATTATTTGGCGGCGGTAAAAAAAGACTTTCAAATATTCAACACCTTGTTGCTTAA
- a CDS encoding YitT family protein, translated as MLGINCHDNNLNHINTLQNQEIVDAQLELLKYKMGKYLHNCQKGKLSFKEIVQRYWLRVLTLFIAALIFNAGIQIFLKPAETIPSGVTGIPTLIQYIVPTTEAYFALIYLACNIPLFVIFARKIKLSFLALTFTFMLFQILTNLIFTHPVVAEWFKDKIVLTEKYLPYTNWSNLINTVIGASFIGLGIALAWKAGGSTGGTDIIGYYFSTKAKKSIGQVLSILGFITAMIFLIIFAFIKPNYLKEEPLSIKQVMNLSEIDYAQLHDYKGVNQTLAEVTKRHEIITKNYYESKIYFGMREITTFLYIIVVNLVVNLLYPKYKKVEMTIVSSNPEMVIAYFKLINFWHSYRIEKYISGYTNQEGSKITTVLLALETNNIIDDLKKIDPKVWISVTKVLQISGSFTTDYVEQ; from the coding sequence TTGCTTGGTATTAATTGTCACGATAATAACTTAAATCATATAAATACTTTACAAAATCAAGAAATAGTTGATGCGCAATTAGAACTTTTAAAATATAAAATGGGTAAATATCTGCACAATTGCCAAAAAGGTAAATTATCTTTTAAAGAAATTGTACAAAGATATTGACTAAGAGTTTTGACGCTTTTTATAGCTGCTTTAATTTTCAATGCTGGAATTCAAATCTTTTTAAAACCGGCAGAAACAATTCCTTCAGGAGTAACAGGTATTCCTACTTTAATTCAATATATTGTCCCAACTACTGAGGCTTATTTTGCCTTAATTTATTTAGCATGTAATATTCCTTTATTTGTTATTTTTGCAAGAAAAATAAAACTGAGCTTTTTAGCTTTAACTTTTACATTTATGTTATTTCAAATTTTAACTAATTTAATCTTTACTCACCCTGTAGTTGCAGAATGATTTAAAGATAAAATTGTGTTAACGGAGAAATATTTACCATATACAAATTGGAGTAACTTAATTAACACTGTGATTGGTGCTTCATTTATTGGACTCGGGATAGCCTTAGCTTGAAAAGCAGGTGGCTCAACTGGTGGAACAGATATTATTGGATATTATTTTTCTACTAAAGCTAAAAAATCAATTGGACAAGTTTTATCAATTTTAGGTTTTATAACTGCAATGATCTTTTTAATTATTTTTGCATTTATAAAACCAAATTACTTAAAAGAAGAGCCTTTAAGTATAAAGCAGGTTATGAATTTATCTGAAATTGATTATGCACAGCTCCACGATTATAAAGGAGTTAACCAAACTTTAGCTGAAGTAACAAAACGCCACGAAATAATTACTAAAAACTATTATGAATCTAAGATTTATTTTGGTATGCGTGAAATTACAACTTTCTTATATATTATTGTGGTAAATTTGGTAGTTAATTTACTTTATCCTAAATATAAGAAAGTTGAAATGACAATTGTGAGTTCAAATCCTGAAATGGTGATTGCTTATTTTAAACTAATTAATTTTTGACATTCATACCGGATTGAAAAATATATCTCAGGTTATACAAATCAAGAAGGCAGCAAAATAACAACTGTATTATTAGCTTTAGAAACTAATAATATTATTGATGATTTAAAGAAAATTGATCCAAAAGTTTGGATATCTGTTACTAAAGTATTACAAATCTCTGGAAGTTTTACAACGGACTATGTTGAACAATAA
- the ptsP gene encoding phosphoenolpyruvate--protein phosphotransferase, translated as MKIKGIGASKGVAISKVFKIEELPVEITQKTNDIQKELQLYQAACDKVVTKINVTKELAKDPEHAAIFEAHIGFVLDPFAIETIENNIKNNSETAEYAVKEFYTGFATTFEMLDDEYMKERAADVKDVLKKLLYVLNGLEEPDLANISEEVVIVAEDLSPSQTVQLNKQFVKGFITNIGGPTSHTAIMARSLGIPSVVGATSVMEHAKNGDLIALDGSNGEVVINPDKEQTDKFTKAQEVYLNYLAMLSKLKGQESKTLDGKHVELAANIGTPKDLASVLDNDAEGIGLFRSEFLYMDNANWPTEEEQFNAYKAVVEGMKGKRVVIRTLDIGGDKTLKYFKFPEEMNPFLGYRAIRFCLQNHDIFKTQLRALIRASEFGKVAIMFPMITNVQEFLDAKAIFVKCYNELKNEYPNIKPMYDIEVGLMMETPAAAILSDKFAEHADFVSIGTNDLIQYSMAADRMNENISYLYQPLNPSVLRLIRHVIQGAHKNGKWAGMCGEMAGDKRAIPILLGLGLDEFSMSASSILGARELINNLNFEQMKDLANKALELSTEEQVIELLNQELV; from the coding sequence ATGAAAATCAAAGGTATTGGGGCATCAAAAGGTGTGGCTATTTCAAAAGTTTTCAAAATTGAAGAATTACCAGTAGAAATTACACAAAAAACTAATGATATCCAAAAAGAATTACAACTTTATCAAGCAGCGTGCGATAAAGTTGTTACAAAAATAAATGTAACTAAAGAATTAGCTAAAGATCCTGAGCATGCCGCTATTTTTGAAGCGCATATTGGCTTTGTCTTAGATCCTTTTGCCATTGAAACTATTGAAAATAATATTAAAAATAATTCTGAAACTGCAGAATATGCAGTCAAAGAATTTTATACAGGTTTTGCAACTACATTTGAAATGTTAGATGATGAATATATGAAAGAAAGAGCAGCAGATGTTAAAGATGTGCTTAAAAAACTTTTATATGTTTTAAATGGTCTTGAAGAGCCAGATTTAGCTAATATTAGTGAAGAAGTAGTTATTGTTGCTGAAGATTTAAGTCCTTCACAAACTGTACAATTAAATAAACAATTTGTTAAGGGTTTTATTACTAATATTGGTGGTCCTACTTCTCATACAGCAATTATGGCAAGGAGTCTTGGAATTCCATCAGTTGTGGGAGCTACAAGTGTAATGGAACATGCTAAAAATGGTGATTTAATTGCTTTAGATGGTTCAAATGGGGAAGTTGTAATTAACCCTGATAAAGAACAAACTGATAAATTTACTAAAGCACAAGAAGTATATTTAAATTACTTGGCAATGCTTTCAAAATTAAAAGGACAAGAATCTAAGACGTTAGATGGCAAACATGTTGAATTAGCAGCTAATATTGGTACTCCAAAAGATTTAGCAAGTGTTTTAGATAATGATGCAGAGGGAATTGGATTATTCCGCTCAGAATTCTTATACATGGATAATGCAAATTGGCCAACTGAAGAAGAACAGTTTAACGCTTATAAAGCTGTTGTTGAAGGAATGAAAGGTAAAAGAGTTGTAATTAGAACCTTAGACATAGGAGGTGATAAAACTTTAAAATACTTTAAATTTCCTGAAGAAATGAATCCATTTTTAGGTTACCGTGCAATTAGATTTTGCTTGCAAAATCATGATATCTTCAAAACTCAATTACGAGCTTTAATACGTGCTAGTGAATTTGGAAAAGTTGCAATCATGTTCCCGATGATTACTAATGTGCAAGAATTTTTAGATGCAAAAGCAATCTTTGTTAAATGTTACAATGAATTAAAAAATGAATATCCAAACATTAAACCAATGTACGATATTGAAGTTGGTTTAATGATGGAAACTCCTGCGGCAGCTATTTTATCTGATAAATTTGCTGAGCATGCGGACTTTGTTTCAATTGGAACAAATGATTTAATTCAATACTCTATGGCTGCAGACCGTATGAACGAGAATATTTCTTATTTATATCAACCTTTAAATCCATCAGTTCTAAGATTAATTAGACACGTAATCCAAGGAGCTCATAAAAACGGTAAATGAGCTGGAATGTGTGGTGAAATGGCTGGAGACAAACGTGCTATTCCAATTTTATTAGGTTTAGGTCTTGATGAATTTTCGATGAGCGCAAGCAGTATTTTAGGTGCTAGAGAATTAATTAATAATTTAAATTTTGAACAGATGAAAGATTTAGCTAATAAAGCCTTAGAATTAAGTACTGAAGAGCAAGTAATTGAGTTATTAAACCAAGAATTAGTTTAA
- a CDS encoding pseudouridine synthase encodes MQLRLDKFISNNTKYSRKEVKELILENKVLVDNIVIKNPGFIITESSKVTVNNFLIQNYSNVYIILNKPKNYVCSNYDKINPTVFELLPPNLQNIKGLHAVGRLDLDTTGLLLITNDGNFSHKLTSPKKQLFKTYYAVLDKEIDPKIIDVFSQGFELKDFKTLPAKLKIVKSKEAILEISEGKFHQVKRMFAKFGLKVLNLTRLKIGNFVLPKELKEGQIQLITLTQLEKQIYNKK; translated from the coding sequence ATGCAACTTAGACTTGATAAATTTATTAGTAATAATACTAAATATTCACGTAAAGAAGTTAAAGAATTAATATTAGAAAATAAAGTTTTAGTTGATAATATAGTTATAAAAAATCCAGGATTTATAATAACTGAAAGTTCAAAAGTAACTGTAAATAATTTCTTAATTCAAAATTACAGTAATGTATACATTATTTTAAACAAACCAAAAAATTATGTTTGTTCTAATTATGATAAGATTAATCCAACAGTTTTTGAACTTTTACCACCTAATTTACAAAATATAAAAGGTTTACATGCTGTTGGTCGGCTTGATCTTGATACAACTGGTTTATTATTAATTACAAATGACGGAAATTTTAGTCATAAATTAACTAGTCCTAAAAAACAGCTTTTTAAGACTTATTATGCTGTTTTAGATAAAGAAATTGATCCCAAAATAATTGATGTATTTTCGCAGGGTTTTGAATTAAAAGATTTTAAAACCTTGCCAGCTAAGTTAAAAATAGTTAAATCTAAAGAAGCAATTTTAGAAATAAGCGAAGGAAAGTTTCATCAAGTAAAAAGAATGTTTGCTAAATTCGGTTTAAAGGTTTTAAATTTAACAAGGCTAAAAATTGGTAATTTTGTTTTACCTAAAGAACTTAAAGAAGGCCAAATTCAGCTAATTACTTTAACTCAATTAGAAAAACAAATCTATAATAAAAAATAA